A window from Temnothorax longispinosus isolate EJ_2023e chromosome 1, Tlon_JGU_v1, whole genome shotgun sequence encodes these proteins:
- the LOC139823205 gene encoding uncharacterized protein isoform X2, translating into MATISMTTTTTMTTSTSTSTATAMANEPKKSYDELCRLCASYDAVRMHIFGQEGKNRQLVDKIQTCLPFKIIEDDCLPKVLCYRCMYNLENFYDFRTACVNAAAWLERNRPKEGASDDGANDSAHVGEVHAELLKGKENMPVLIPEAPVVNPNAALGTPPRLNSDGEADPEIEEILDTSEATVIDDSEDRRSEYEMAYEMDMETNPSDFLEMTPMVTEENEEECGTNNPSAANTQDTAVFSHTQPQKHEVFVCSLCNKAFSSKGHLSLHARIHVGEGDVIGERVITDDHTSYQRPYQCDLCHKSYSTAKHRWGHVSTTHRGHPAVTCAYCSRIYSTRYNLDEHIKSRHAGLPPPPELSVSLSRTETRYQCQTCPMVYTDLADFNAHRQICTQEQRTDLLGQTEAQNNKIFADTSDISSIYSDDENKDFRNAEAKLAKNPQLTILKQALTKGDSLKRNFDDDGSTSSSKPKKIVKSEEGETSPQKRWYCEACPQSFTSVDSLKEHEIRHDAEKPFICILCKRDFVLKSSLIRHITLSHGVDPTPIIDSDKCLKTTVMPQNWNDRVDVSVYEQSETKEPPELSSSPEINLENDDKDYKNNHENIEIETVFVCETCKRDFNDRASLWLHIRAMHKEYAAFTCGVCLKMCFNNTQLQNHVYMYHGRSKLLISEQRRYSCTICGRQHDSRKKLITHVSIHNVDPAFDPANFVQLNSNYYNENLNGNEGNEQALDFDGDDGEKVDCYICYKSFPTEDHLIRHQRNAHKSDQIVSLGEAAGSGNTLSVNGNGNRAQYHLFFVCEVCGSSHSSKWERWLHINNTHNNESSIKCEWENCGKIFATKLLRNEHLQHHVVQGPSPNTCEICGKLWPTRVDYWKHVMGVHADTVPLICGVCLKVFSDVMQLSAHVKAKHWPLTSGDFCCDICGRPYSNKSKMSRHRKIHGLEAAMDAACDNSSFNETTNESVKPDHNNGASEIELSCEQCPELTFTTLDSLCNHRRITHGLFPCDLCNKCYGRTSHLWKHVNRVHKGHADVTCPYCAKTSASRDHLAAHIAKIHRYMPAMGKDNQNCVASKSLSVDDGVLHYCEKCNKGFHKRYLLRRHMKGCQNYRKDPGALLTRCRACERIFKDRASLQKHIENHHSTYTCHLCNETITSKLGIMTHNRVNHMDHPDLTCDHPSCKKLFRTKEDLESHRKDHKYHNNPNVCDFCGDTVENKLKLKMHVLSLHRNEIGVSCGVCLIPMKDPKDLKKHVESEHSSVLSNPNTCQVCGKQYASKWKAFDHTKKCHGKVFLTCKQCLAVFTDENDIRDHYEHVHNVPKDQLAIFEYRMDIGAKREGYETPDIIVKEEPDDLEFDEEMCDESSNDSRKRRRSPNDTYDCEMCPEIFLNSDTLAKHYQNVHNTDPVRMFKKFKKDSDSKRKMKNRNNFECKNCKKQFSTKTLFWNHINVCTRRNSIGRFDTPNNVPTSILESHLKQNNQIQREELSLPPTNESNLNIPDFNLFEDINLQLSAQKPVPNLMPLSQMKTGNNGKCSRKDSRKVYDESTNTECTCEVCGKQWPAKKHLWQHLIRFHRAEAAVTCGVCLKLCKSYQDLADHLKAEHAPVLSPEGNNFTCKICGRYHNARSKLNLHTGIHIGNHQCQKCLQFLESEEKLTEHTTSCNGKSGFEDHAVADEDNAKNDNDEKGSLIADETSVIEGTEEADFESEGEGSRDIHDEENSDNSEEDNSENSDDSDSDSNSSSSEDENENEDGEEEEEEEENENDNDSDTRSTSRESGDSVSCNSDSDDESDMDDAEVNATENKALQLSDIGRFRIPGDGIQENMPMEKNSKDQKTYLTSVTSATVAEQTGQSNLKDLLIPNAPANMDKFEAFRLWESAKAAANDVDLSVSDDNEDDCDNEVDDEENNDENEEEDGEVGGEDEDEDEGEAETDNETEADESENENEAEKEEEEEEEEEENEDDDDDNDDDDDVGPPVLSPIMPLLPENESEEHSGTADRTRHKLSPMVSLSITKEECDLEECEMTEMPNDVENVSNAANLFAANNNDLPVTWDENLDDNGIDTGDCNSDIGDRDMEKNEEFSKEYIKIEVNQNDAFEENSVKNEEEFSKEYIKIEVKQNDDFEEDSAYENVVDNSRGDGDNQVHEVHNLDGAVLMVTTNEGNQILIEPNVLNMDNEDSNAEATQYIYPENAYEIEEEDYATRNETDVMQTDEMQGSMSYVQDTSENEDSTEVDIEEYSSDVQKQ; encoded by the exons ATGGCGACGATATCGATgactacgacgacgacgatgacaacgtcgacgtcgacgtcgacggcAACAGCGATGGCGAACGAGCCAAAGAAATCTTATGACGAGCTGTGTCGCCTGTGCGCCTCCTACGACGCCGTTAGGATGCACATATTCGGCCAGGAAGGCAAGAATCGCCAGCTCGTCGACAAGATCCAGACGTGCTTGCCGTTCAAG ATAATTGAAGACGATTGTTTGCCAAAAGTCCTGTGTTATCGATGTATGTACAacttggaaaatttttatgactttCGGACTGCATGTGTTAACGCAGCTGCTTGGTTGGAAAGAAATAGGCCGAAGGAAGGC GCGAGTGACGATGGCGCAAATGACAGCGCACACGTCGGCGAGGTGCACGCGGAGCTTCTTAAAGGGAAGGAAAATATGCCAGTACTTATTCCGGAGGCACCAGTGGTCAATCCTAATGCGGCATTAGGTACACCACCGAGATTAAATTCGGATGGTGAAGCGGATCCCGAGATCGAAGAGATTCTCGACACGAGTGAAG CTACAGTAATCGACGATTCGGAAGATCGACGATCGGAATACGAGATGGCATACGAGATGGACATGGAGACGAATCCTAGCGACTTTTTGGAAATGACTCCAATGGTAACCGAGGAAAATGAAGAGGAGTGCGGTACGAACAACCCGAGTGCCGCGAATACTCAAGATACCGCGGTCTTTTCACATACGCAGCCGCAAAAACATGAAGTCTTTGTCTGTTCCCTATGCAACAAAGCGTTCAGTTCCAAGGGTCACTTGTCTCTGCACGCGAGAATTCACGTGGGTGAGGGTGATGTGATCGGCGAAAGAGTAATCACCGATGACCATACTTCGTACCAACGACCATATCAATGTGATCTTTGTCATAAATCGTATTCTACTGCGAAACATCGCTGGGGGCACGTTTCTACGACACATCG GGGACATCCTGCGGTAACGTGTGCATACTGTTCTCGCATATACTCGACGCGATATAATCTCGATGAGCATATAAAATCACGACACGCTGGTCTACCGCCACCTCCGGAATTGTCAGTCTCCCTTTCGCGCACAGAAACTCGTTATCAGTGCCAAACATGTCCAATGGTGTATACGGATTTAGCAGATTTCAATGCGCATCGGCAGATATGCACACAGGAACAACGTACAGATCTGTTGGGGCAAACCGAAGCGCAGAACAATAAGATTTTCGCCGACACGTCCGATATCTCGAGTATATATTCGGATGACGAGAACAAAGACTTCAGGAACGCCGAGGCTAAATTGGCGAAAAATCCGCAATTAACTATATTGAAACAAGCGCTGACTAAAGGAGACAGTCTAAAACGAAATTTTGACGATGATGGGTCGACATCCAGCAGCAAGCCGAAAAAAATAGTTAAGTCAG AGGAGGGCGAGACGAGTCCTCAGAAGAGGTGGTATTGTGAAGCTTGTCCACAAAGTTTTACATCGGTGGACAGTTTGAAGGAGCACGAGATTAGGCACGATGCCGAGAAACCATTTATTTGCATACTGTGCAAGAGAGATTTTGTTTTGAAATCTTCATTAATTAGGCACATTACATTGTCACATGGCGTTGATCCTACTCCCATCATTGACAGTGATAAGTGTTTAAAAACAACGGTAATGCCTCAAAATTGGAACGATCGAGTGGACGTCAGTGTTTATGAGCAAAGTGAAACGAAAGAACCACCAGAGCTCTCGTCATCACCTGAG ataaatttagaaaatgatGACAAGGATTATAAGAACAATCACGAGAATATAGAAATCGAAACGGTATTTGTATGTGAGACCTGTAAGAGAGACTTCAATGACCGAGCGTCATTATGGCTACACATACGAGCGATGCATAAAGAGTACGCTGCATTTACCTGTGGAGTGTGTTTAAAGATGTGCTTTAATAATACGCAACTTCAAAATCATGTCTATATGTATCACGGAAGGTCTAAGCTTTTAATATCGGAACAAAGAAG GTACAGTTGTACGATATGCGGTAGACAGCATGACTCGAGAAAAAAGCTAATCACTCATGTCTCGATACATAATGTCGATCCTGCCTTTGATCCTGCGaattttgtacaattaaatagtaattattataatgaaaacTTGAATGGTAACGAAGGAAATGAACAAGCATTAGATTTTGACGGAGACGATGGCGAGAAGGTCGATTGTTACATTTGTTATAAATCTTTTCCGACTGAGGATCATCTTATACGACATCAGAGAAATGCTCATAAG TCTGACCAGATAGTTTCATTAGGAGAAGCTGCGGGTAGTGGAAATACTCTTAGTGTCAATGGTAATGGCAACAGGGCGCagtatcatttattttttgtttgcgAGGTATGCGGTAGCTCACATTCGAGCAAATGGGAACGCTGGTTGCATATCAACAATACGCATAACAACGAATCTTCTATTAAA TGCGAATGGGAAAATTGCGGAAAGATATTCGCGACGAAGTTGTTGCGCAACGAGCATCTCCAGCATCATGTGGTACAAGGACCCTCGCCTAACACTTGCGAGATATGTGGGAAATTGTGGCCTACTCGCGTCGATTATTGGAAACATGTGATGGGCGTACACGCGGACACAGTGCCTCTAATTTGCGGTGTTTGTCTGAAAGTATTTTCTGACGTTATGCAATTAAGCGCACATGTCAAGGCGAAACATTGGCCACTAACCAGTGGTGATTTCTGTTGTGATATTTGCGGTAGACCGTACTCCAATAAATCAAAGATGTCTCGGCATAGAAAGATCCATGGGTTGGAAGCGGCTATGGACGCCGCATGCGATAATAGCAGTTTCAATGAAACGACCAATGAATCGGTTAAGCCTGATCACAACAATGGCGCTTCGGAAATAGAATTAAGTTGCGAGCAGTGCCCAGAACTCACCTTCACGACATTGGACAGTTTGTGTAATCATCGACGGATAACACATGGTCTTTTCCCGTGCGATTTGTGTAACAAATGCTACGGCAGAACGTCACACTTGTGGAAGCATGTGAATAGAGTGCATAAAGGACACGCGGATGTGACTTGTCCTTACTGCGCAAAGACAAGCGCGTCAAGGGATCATCTGGCAGCACATATTGCCAAAATTCACAGGTACATGCCCGCAATGGGTAAGGATAATCAGAACTGCGTCGCTTCCAAGTCCCTGAGTGTAGACGACGGTGTCTTGCATTATTGCGAGAAATGTAACAAGGGATTCCACAAGCGCTATTTGCTCCGTCGTCACATGAAAGGCTGTCAAAACTATCGTAAAGATCCTGGTGCATTGTTAACTCGTTGTCGGGCCTGCGAGAGGATATTCAAGGATCGTGCGAGTCTACAGAAACACATTGAGAATCATCACAGCACGTACACTTGCCATTTGTGTAACGAAACGATCACTTCCAAGCTAGGTATCATGACACACAACCGCGTCAATCATATGGATCACCCGGATCTGACGTGCGACCATCCAAGTTGTAAAAAACTCTTTCGGACTAAAGAAGATCTGGAATCTCATCGAAAGGATCACAAGTATCACAACAATCCGAACGTTTGTGATTTTTGCGGTGACACCGTGGAAAATAAGCTGAAACTGAAAATGCACGTATTATCGTTGCATCGAAACGAGATCGGAGTATCCTGTGGTGTCTGCCTGATTCCGATGAAGGACCCCAAAGATTTGAAGAAGCACGTGGAATCCGAGCACAGCAGCGTTCTTTCTAATCCAAACACGTGTCAGGTATGTGGCAAGCAATATGCATCCAAGTGGAAGGCTTTCGATCACACGAAGAAATGTCACGGCAAGGTCTTCCTCACGTGCAAACAGTGTCTAGCGGTTTTCACGGATGAAAACGATATACGCGATCATTACGAGCATGTGCATAACGTTCCGAAGGACCAATTAGCCATTTTCGAATATAGAATGGATATTGGTGCAAAGAGAGAGGGTTACGAGACTCCCGATATTATTGTGAAGGAGGAACCGGATGACTTGGAGTTCGACGAGGAAATGTGTGACGAGAGTTCGAACGACTCTCGTAAACGTAGAAGATCGCCAAACGACACATACGATTGCGAGATGTGTCCCGAGATCTTTCTCAATTCGGACACTCTTGCCAAACATTATCAGAACGTCCATAACACCGACCCCGTCCGTATGTTCAAGAAATTCAAAAAAGATAGCGATAGCAAGCGCAAAATGAAAAACAGAAACAACTTCGAATGCAAGAATTGCAAAAAGCAGTTCTCCACCAAGACCTTATTTTGGAATCACATCAATGTATGTACACGGCGAAACTCGATAGGTAGATTTGACACCCCAAATAATGTCCCGACATCAATTCTGGAGTCTCATCTGAAACAAAACAATCAGATTCAACGAGAAGAACTGTCGCTACCACCGACGAACGAATCCAACTTGAACATTCCCGACTTCAATCTATTCgaagatattaatttgcaattgtCGGCTCAGAAACCTGTGCCGAATCTTATGCCATTGTCGCAGATGAAGACAGGTAACAACGGCAAATGCTCGAGAAAAGACTCACGCAAGGTGTATGATGAATCGACCAATACTGAGTGCACGTGCGAAGTCTGTGGTAAGCAATGGCCCGCCAAGAAACATTTGTGGCAACATCTGATTCGTTTCCATCGCGCCGAAGCTGCCGTTACGTGTGGCGTATGCTTGAAGCTGTGTAAATCTTATCAAGATCTGGCCGACCACTTGAAGGCCGAGCATGCTCCTGTTTTGTCGCCGGAGGGCAACAATTTCACTTGTAAGATATGCGGTAGATATCACAACGCGAGAAGCAAATTGAACTTGCACACGGGCATCCATATTGGGAACCACCAGTGTCAAAAGTGCCTGCAATTTTTGGAGAGCGAGGAAAAACTCACCGAGCATACAACGAGCTGTAATGGCAAATCTGGGTTTGAAGATCACGCAGTGGCGGACGAAGATAACGCGAAAAACGATAACGACGAAAAGGGTAGTTTAATCGCCGACGAGACATCGGTCATCGAGGGAACAGAGGAAGCGGATTTCGAATCGGAAGGCGAAGGGAGTAGGGACATTCACGATGAAGAAAATTCGGACAATAGCGAAGAAGACAATTCGGAAAATAGCGATGATTCGGATAGTGATAGTAATAGTAGTTCGAGCGAAGACGAAAACGAGAACGAAGatggagaggaagaggaggaggaagaagaaaatgaaaacgATAATGATTCTGATACAAGATCCACTAGTCGAGAGAGCGGCGATAGTGTATCGTGTAATTCCGATAGCGACGACGAATCGGATATGGATGACGCGGAAGTGAACGCGACGGAAAATAAAGCGCTACAATTGAGCGATATCGGTAGATTCAGGATACCCGGTGACGGTATTCAAGAGAATATGCCGATGGAGAAGAATTCCAAGGATCAGAAAACCTATCTTACGTCCGTTACCTCAGCGACGGTTGCAGAACAAACTGGACAAAGTAATTTGAAAGATCTGTTGATTCCCAATGCACCTGCGAACATGGACAAATTTGAAGCATTTCGTCTCTGGGAATCCGCTAAAGCTGCGGCGAACGATGTAGACTTGTCTGTGTCTGACGATAACGAAGACGATTGTGATAACGAGGTAGACGATGAGGAAAATAATGATGAAAACGAGGAAGAAGATGGTGAAGTTGGTGGCGAAGATGAAGACGAGGATGAAGGTGAAGCTGAGACTGACAATGAGACTGAGGCCGATGAAAGTGAAAATGAGAACGAAGccgagaaagaggaagaagaggaggaagaggaggaggaaaatgaagatgatgacgacgacaacgacgacgacgacgacgtcggaCCGCCTGTATTAAGTCCAATAATGCCTTTGTTACCAGAAAATGAATCTGAGGAGCACAGCGGCACGGCAGATCGCACGAGGCACAAGCTCAGTCCGATGGTTTCGCTGAGTATTACTAAAGAGGAGTGTGATCTGGAGGAGTGTGAAATGACCGAAATGCCAAATGATGTGGAGAACGTATCCAACGCAGCCAACCTCTTCGCGGCTAATAACAACGATCTGCCCGTAACGTGGGACGAGAACTTGGATGATAACGGAATCGACACGGGCGATTGCAACTCCGACATTGGAGACAGGGATATGGAGAAAAACGAGGAATTCAGTAAGGAGTATATCAAAATAGAAGTGAACCAGAACGATGCTTTTGAAGAGAATTCCGTGAAAAACGAGGAGGAATTCAGTAAGGAGTATATCAAAATAGAAGTGAAGCAGAACGATGATTTTGAAGAGGATTCCGCGTATGAGAACGTAGTGGATAATAGTAGAGGTGACGGAGACAATCAAGTGCACGAGGTGCATAATCTGGACGGAGCTGTGCTAATGGTGACTACTAATGAGGGTAATCAGATTTTGATAGAACCAAACGTGTTGAATATGGATAACGAGGACTCTAATGCCGAAGCAACGCAGTATATTTACCCAGAGAACGCTTACGAGATCGAGGAAGAGGATTATGCGACGCGAAATGAAACCGACGTCATGCAGACGGATGAGATGCAAGGCAGTATGTCCTACGTTCAAGATACATCGGAGAATGAGGATAGTACGGAGGTTGACATCGAGGAGTACAGCAGTGACGTGCAGAAACAGTAG